Proteins encoded by one window of Sphaerodactylus townsendi isolate TG3544 linkage group LG02, MPM_Stown_v2.3, whole genome shotgun sequence:
- the LOC125426271 gene encoding olfactory receptor 1020-like yields the protein MKLNHTVVTEFILVGFMDHPEFQVALFTMFLIIYIFTLVGNLGIILLIKIDRQLHSPMYFFLSNLSLVDVGYSTAIAPKMLMTFISENKVISFTGCTMQFFFFCVFVTTEGTLLAVMAYDRFTAICNPLLYMIVMTPKLCITLLVSAYMCGFFNSIVHTVLIFRLSFCNSNIINHFFCDTPPILKLSCSDTHITDIVHFILSTIIAIGTFLIILVSYIYIVSAIMRIKSTQGRCKAFSTCASHLTAVTVLYGTLFFIYLRPSSSFSMDQDKVVSVFYALVIPMLNPLIYSLRNEDVKDAFIKAVNRVALLG from the coding sequence ATGAAACTTAATCACACTGTAGTGACAGAGTTCATCCTTGTGGGATTCATGGACCACCCAGAATTCCAAGTTGCCCTTTTTACCATGTTTCTTATAATCTACATTTTTACATTAGTGGGAAATCTTGGAATAATCCTATTGATCAAGATTGACAGGCAGCTTCACTCacccatgtatttttttttaagcaacctATCACTTGTGGATGTTGGTTATTCTACTGCCATTGCTCCAAAGATGCTGATGACCTTTATATCAGAGAACAAAGTAATTTCATTCACAGGATGCACAatgcaattctttttcttctgtgtctTCGTAACCACCGAAGGAACTCTGCTTGCTGTGATGGCTTATGATCGTTTTACAGCCATCTGCAACCCATTACTCTATATGATTGTGATGACCCCCAAACTATGTATAACATTGCTGGTCAGTGCATATATGTGTGGCTTTTTCAATTCAATTGTTCATACAGTTTTGATATTCAGACTATCCTTTTGCAACTCAAATATCATCAATCATTTTTTCTGTGACACACCTCCAATTCTCAAGTTGTCCTGTTCAGACACTCATATTACTGACATTGTGCATTTCATCCTGTCCACCATAATTGCAATTGGTACTTTTCTGATCATCTTGGTCTCATACATATACATTGTCTCTGCAATCATGAGGATCAAATCTACTCAAGGCAGATGCAAAGCCTTCTCAACCTGTGCCTCACACCTGACAGCTGTCACAGTCTTATACGGAACCCTCTTCTTTATATATTTGCGACCAAGTTCCAGTTTCTCAATGGACCAAGACAAAGTTGTTTCTGTGTTTTATGCTCTTGTGATTCCAATGCTGAACCCATTAATCTATAGCCTGAGGAATGAAGATGTGAAGGATGCCTTTATAAAAGCAGTAAATAGAGTAGCATTATTGGGATAG